The following proteins come from a genomic window of Nautilia profundicola AmH:
- a CDS encoding sigma-54-dependent transcriptional regulator, translated as MKIAIVEDDINMRKSLSLALKSEGYDVVEFRHALDALKKLDDSIDLIISDITMPKMDGIEFVKELGGKYDVIMITGNATLNKAIEALRLGVKDFLTKPFEIEDLIAAIERKRKVKEKTKGKKAEFKPEFIAVDENTKKIIEMAKKVAPTMVNVMLLGESGVGKEEFAKFIHMNSGRGEFIAVNMSAIPENLIESELFGYEKGAFTDATQSKPGLFELAQGGTLFLDEIGEMPYNLQAKLLRILQEKEFFRLGGTKPIKLDVRIISATNQNIDEMIKNNKFREDLYYRLNTIPIKIPPLRERKNDIIPIAENILTKTVKEYGFKNKILSDEAKETLLDYEWPGNIRELINVIERAVILSDNEIIEKKDLILI; from the coding sequence ATGAAAATAGCCATAGTTGAAGATGATATTAATATGAGAAAATCTTTATCTCTTGCGCTTAAAAGCGAGGGATATGATGTTGTTGAATTTAGACACGCATTAGATGCTCTTAAAAAGTTAGACGACAGTATTGATTTGATTATAAGTGATATCACAATGCCTAAAATGGACGGCATAGAATTTGTAAAAGAACTTGGCGGCAAATATGACGTTATTATGATTACCGGAAATGCAACTCTTAATAAAGCCATAGAAGCCTTGAGACTTGGTGTTAAAGACTTTTTAACAAAACCTTTTGAAATAGAAGATTTAATAGCTGCTATTGAGAGAAAAAGAAAAGTTAAAGAAAAAACAAAAGGTAAAAAAGCAGAATTTAAGCCTGAATTTATCGCTGTCGATGAAAATACCAAAAAAATAATTGAAATGGCAAAAAAAGTTGCTCCCACTATGGTCAATGTTATGCTGCTTGGTGAAAGTGGAGTAGGGAAAGAAGAATTTGCGAAATTTATACACATGAATTCAGGTAGGGGAGAATTTATAGCAGTGAATATGAGCGCAATTCCTGAAAATTTGATTGAAAGTGAATTGTTTGGATATGAAAAAGGCGCTTTCACCGATGCTACCCAAAGTAAACCCGGTCTTTTTGAATTAGCTCAAGGCGGAACACTTTTTTTAGATGAAATAGGAGAAATGCCTTATAATTTGCAAGCGAAATTATTAAGAATATTACAAGAAAAAGAATTTTTTAGATTAGGTGGTACAAAGCCTATAAAACTTGATGTTAGAATTATTAGTGCAACTAATCAAAATATTGATGAAATGATTAAAAATAACAAATTCAGGGAAGATTTATATTATAGATTAAATACGATTCCTATAAAAATACCACCATTAAGAGAGAGAAAAAACGATATAATTCCAATTGCCGAAAACATTTTGACAAAAACCGTTAAAGAATACGGATTTAAAAATAAAATTTTAAGTGATGAGGCTAAAGAAACGTTACTTGATTATGAATGGCCCGGAAATATAAGAGAATTGATAAATGTAATTGAAAGGGCAGTAATTTTAAGTGATAATGAAATTATAGAAAAAAAAGATTTGATTTTAATATAA
- the gyrA gene encoding DNA gyrase subunit A has protein sequence MQVIPVSIEETLSKSYLEYSMSVIVGRALPDVRDGLKPVHRRILYAMHKMGITAGSAYKKSARIVGDVIGKYHPHGDSAVYEALVRMAQPFSMRMPLIDGQGNFGSIDGDNAAAMRYTEARLTKIAEELLKDIDKDTVDFIPNYDGTEREPVVLPARFPNLLVNGSSGIAVGMATNIPPHNLEELIDALIYMIDNKDATLEDILQFVKGPDFPTGGTIFGKSGIIEAYKTGRGSIKIRAKHHIEHKGNKEVIVIDELPFQVNKAKLIEKISDLVKDKVVEGISEVRDESDREGIRVVIELKKDAMSEIILNNLYKHTQMQVSFGINMLGIYDKQPKLFNLFELLDIFIKHRKTVVIRRTIYELEEAKKRAHILEGLLIALANIDEVVEIIKKSNDTKEAKENLINRFELTDVQAQAILDMRLARLTSLEVEKLENEYKELMEKIEYLNSILKDENILNGVIKDELLEIKKKYPTPRLTNIEEDYDAIDIEDLIPNEEMVVTITHRGYVKRVPLKAYERQNRGGKGKKALTIYEDDFIEDFYVANSHDTLMIITDRGQLHWLKVYRIPEGSRTSKGKAIVNLINLDKDEKIQTIIKTEDFDESKSLAFFTKNGIVKRTNLSEFKNIRSTGVRAITIDEGDELVTAKIVEPGDKELFIVTKKGMAIRFPVDTVREMGRTARGVTGIRFKIEGDEVVGALALQDENQEILTLSEKGFGKRTEANLYRLTNRGGKGVIAMKLTNKTGDLVGVVATEKDHDLMVLTSSGKMIRVSIDSISKTGKNTQGVRVVKLDDGDKVVSLAKTPSEKEEEGTLFDDEE, from the coding sequence ATGCAAGTAATTCCTGTTAGTATTGAAGAGACTCTTTCAAAAAGCTATCTTGAATATTCAATGAGTGTAATTGTCGGACGTGCTCTTCCGGATGTTAGAGACGGACTTAAGCCAGTTCATAGAAGAATACTTTATGCAATGCATAAAATGGGCATAACAGCCGGAAGTGCATATAAAAAATCTGCAAGAATCGTAGGGGATGTTATAGGTAAATACCATCCTCACGGAGATAGTGCGGTTTATGAAGCACTTGTAAGAATGGCTCAGCCGTTTTCTATGAGAATGCCTCTTATTGACGGGCAGGGGAACTTCGGTAGCATTGACGGTGACAATGCCGCGGCTATGAGATATACGGAAGCCAGACTTACTAAAATTGCTGAAGAATTATTAAAAGACATAGATAAAGATACTGTTGATTTTATTCCGAACTACGACGGAACTGAAAGAGAACCTGTAGTATTACCAGCAAGGTTTCCAAACCTTCTTGTTAACGGAAGTAGTGGTATCGCCGTAGGTATGGCGACAAACATTCCTCCTCATAATCTTGAAGAGCTTATTGACGCTCTAATTTATATGATTGACAATAAAGACGCGACACTCGAAGATATACTGCAGTTTGTAAAAGGGCCAGACTTTCCTACAGGCGGTACTATTTTCGGTAAAAGCGGGATTATCGAAGCATATAAAACGGGAAGAGGAAGCATTAAAATAAGAGCGAAACACCATATTGAACACAAAGGGAACAAAGAAGTAATCGTAATAGACGAACTTCCTTTCCAGGTAAATAAAGCTAAACTGATTGAGAAAATTAGTGATCTGGTAAAAGATAAGGTTGTTGAAGGTATCAGCGAAGTCAGAGATGAAAGTGACAGGGAAGGAATCAGGGTTGTAATTGAGCTTAAAAAAGACGCAATGAGCGAAATAATCTTAAACAACCTTTATAAACATACTCAAATGCAAGTAAGCTTTGGTATTAATATGCTGGGAATTTATGACAAACAGCCGAAACTTTTCAATCTGTTTGAACTTCTTGACATATTCATCAAACATAGAAAAACAGTAGTTATAAGAAGAACAATTTACGAACTTGAAGAAGCTAAAAAAAGAGCGCATATTTTAGAAGGTTTACTAATTGCGCTTGCAAATATAGATGAAGTCGTAGAAATTATTAAAAAATCAAACGATACGAAAGAAGCAAAAGAAAATCTCATAAATAGATTTGAGCTTACTGACGTACAGGCTCAGGCTATTCTTGATATGAGACTTGCACGTCTTACTTCGCTTGAAGTTGAAAAGCTTGAAAACGAATATAAAGAACTTATGGAAAAAATCGAATATCTAAATTCAATTCTTAAAGACGAAAATATCCTAAACGGAGTTATTAAAGACGAACTTCTTGAAATTAAGAAAAAATATCCGACTCCAAGACTTACAAACATCGAAGAGGATTATGACGCAATCGATATAGAAGATCTAATCCCTAACGAAGAGATGGTTGTAACAATCACTCACAGAGGATATGTAAAAAGAGTGCCTCTAAAAGCTTACGAAAGACAAAACAGAGGCGGTAAAGGTAAAAAAGCCCTTACGATTTATGAAGATGACTTTATTGAAGACTTTTATGTAGCAAATTCACATGACACTCTAATGATTATAACAGATAGAGGACAGCTTCACTGGCTGAAAGTTTATAGAATTCCGGAAGGTAGCAGAACAAGTAAAGGAAAGGCTATAGTAAATCTTATTAATCTTGATAAAGACGAAAAAATACAGACTATAATCAAAACCGAAGATTTTGATGAGAGTAAATCATTAGCATTCTTTACTAAAAACGGAATTGTGAAAAGAACTAATTTAAGCGAGTTTAAAAACATTAGAAGTACAGGTGTTAGAGCTATTACAATTGATGAGGGAGACGAGCTTGTAACAGCTAAAATTGTTGAACCGGGCGATAAAGAACTCTTTATCGTTACTAAAAAAGGCATGGCAATCAGATTCCCTGTTGATACCGTAAGGGAAATGGGTAGAACAGCAAGAGGTGTTACAGGTATAAGATTTAAAATTGAAGGTGATGAAGTTGTTGGAGCACTTGCGCTTCAAGATGAAAACCAAGAAATTCTTACACTTAGCGAAAAAGGATTCGGAAAACGTACCGAAGCAAACCTTTACAGACTTACAAACAGAGGCGGTAAAGGTGTTATCGCCATGAAACTTACAAATAAAACAGGAGATCTTGTAGGTGTTGTTGCAACTGAAAAAGATCATGATCTTATGGTACTTACGAGCAGTGGCAAAATGATAAGAGTTTCTATCGATAGCATAAGCAAAACAGGTAAAAACACTCAAGGTGTAAGAGTTGTGAAACTTGATGATGGTGATAAAGTTGTTTCACTTGCGAAAACTCCGAGCGAAAAAGAAGAAGAAGGGACTCTTTTTGACGATGAAGAGTAA
- a CDS encoding methyl-accepting chemotaxis protein — protein MKIKEMMTLRLIAILTINFLLLAYLIYLKEYIAVALYVILIALAHFLPSNKAKIESSQKDIFNKVHKTVEEAYNGKLSSRIILDDETSLEAKIGWNINEMLDQIEDLLRESKNTIQAIINGDEYRYIMPSGLHGEFRGVAEEFEKAIESLKISKKVERMSKLSKKFVEIDGGVTANLERIGNEIFEIDHAFKEITTKVKESTNQADKTYYLMQESKNDFAMLSEKVEETSNEITQMAENIHSISNIVELIKDIADQTNLLALNAAIEAARAGEHGRGFAVVADNVRDLAERTQKATNEIAITIQTLQQQFNGIEENTNQVVKIGDKSYGTLQNFEQVLDVLKKELTDVSMISDKNTLKLIFITFKIGHIIYKSNIYSAITKEEVDESIINITDQTCKLGKWLNKPEIKEMLKNFKNYHTLIQHHKKIHELGKEILLRVQAEGITKYNPDWYYEKLLELEKYAKLTFSELDQLAEYATQTNIVAKLLEKSKE, from the coding sequence ATGAAAATAAAAGAGATGATGACTTTAAGACTTATAGCGATTTTAACTATAAATTTTTTACTTCTTGCTTATTTGATTTATTTAAAAGAGTATATAGCAGTGGCTTTATATGTGATTTTAATAGCTCTTGCTCATTTTCTTCCTTCAAATAAGGCAAAAATTGAATCTTCACAAAAAGACATTTTTAATAAAGTTCATAAAACTGTGGAAGAAGCGTATAATGGAAAACTCTCAAGCAGAATAATTTTAGATGACGAGACTTCACTTGAAGCAAAAATCGGGTGGAATATTAATGAAATGTTGGATCAGATTGAAGATTTACTCAGAGAATCTAAAAATACAATTCAAGCAATAATAAACGGTGATGAGTATAGATATATCATGCCAAGTGGTCTGCATGGTGAATTTAGAGGTGTTGCCGAAGAATTTGAAAAAGCAATTGAGTCATTAAAAATTTCTAAAAAAGTTGAAAGAATGAGTAAGCTCTCTAAAAAGTTTGTGGAAATTGATGGTGGTGTAACTGCAAATTTAGAGAGAATCGGAAATGAAATTTTTGAAATAGACCATGCATTTAAAGAAATTACAACAAAGGTTAAAGAATCTACAAATCAAGCTGATAAAACATATTATTTAATGCAAGAAAGTAAAAACGATTTTGCCATGTTAAGCGAAAAAGTTGAAGAAACTTCTAATGAAATTACACAAATGGCAGAAAATATTCACTCAATTTCAAATATTGTAGAGCTTATTAAAGATATTGCCGATCAAACGAATCTTTTAGCATTAAATGCCGCTATAGAGGCTGCAAGAGCCGGTGAACATGGTAGGGGATTTGCAGTTGTTGCGGATAATGTCAGAGATTTGGCGGAGAGAACTCAAAAAGCTACAAATGAGATTGCTATTACCATACAAACCTTGCAGCAGCAATTTAACGGAATAGAAGAAAATACCAATCAGGTTGTGAAAATCGGGGATAAATCTTATGGAACACTTCAGAATTTTGAGCAAGTATTGGATGTTCTGAAAAAAGAATTAACTGATGTGAGTATGATTTCTGATAAAAACACATTAAAATTAATATTTATAACATTTAAAATCGGACATATTATTTATAAGTCGAATATTTATTCCGCAATTACAAAAGAGGAAGTGGATGAATCAATTATTAATATTACCGATCAAACATGTAAACTTGGTAAATGGTTAAATAAACCTGAGATTAAAGAGATGCTTAAAAACTTCAAAAATTATCATACTCTCATTCAACACCATAAAAAAATTCATGAATTAGGTAAAGAAATTCTTCTTAGAGTTCAGGCAGAAGGTATTACAAAATATAATCCTGATTGGTATTATGAAAAATTATTAGAACTTGAAAAATATGCTAAACTTACGTTTTCAGAATTAGATCAATTAGCTGAATATGCTACACAAACAAACATAGTAGCTAAATTATTAGAAAAATCTAAGGAGTAA
- the gltX gene encoding glutamate--tRNA ligase, with protein sequence MLRFAPSPTGDMHIGNLRVAIFNYIIAKQKNEKLLIRIEDTDKERNIEGKDKEILDILHLFGIEYDNVVYQSANLHMHQQMAKKLLDDKKAFVCFCDEEEINFQREKAKIEKRPYRYSGKCENLTSTEIRKYLDKKTPFVVRLKKPEKNIKFNDLIKGDFDFSPFDIDSFIIMRKDFTPTYNFACAIDDMLYDISLVIRGEDHLSNTPKQIAIRDALGYDKEIKYAHLPIILNEEGKKMSKRDNASSVKWLLEEGFLPEAIANYLILLGNSFEKEIFTLKEAIEFFDITKISRAPAKFDLGKLRFINKEHMKKIEKLTRYIGYHEEYEPLAKLYLDEVSTIKELKEKLDNIFTKKEFDEFNDEIEILKKEILDNEFEDNYNDFKNRIMNNTGLKGKKLFMPLRMLMVGSKQGPEIKDLYAIMKPYLKMIIKEYR encoded by the coding sequence ATGTTAAGGTTTGCACCAAGTCCAACAGGAGATATGCATATTGGAAATTTAAGAGTTGCTATTTTCAATTATATAATAGCCAAACAAAAAAATGAAAAACTTTTAATTAGAATAGAAGATACGGATAAAGAAAGAAACATTGAAGGTAAAGATAAAGAAATACTTGATATACTGCATTTATTTGGTATTGAGTATGATAATGTGGTTTATCAGTCCGCTAATTTACATATGCATCAACAAATGGCGAAAAAGCTTTTAGACGATAAAAAAGCTTTTGTTTGTTTTTGTGATGAAGAAGAAATTAATTTTCAAAGAGAAAAAGCAAAAATTGAAAAAAGGCCTTACAGATACAGTGGTAAGTGTGAGAATTTAACATCAACTGAAATTAGAAAATATCTTGATAAAAAAACACCTTTTGTTGTTAGGTTAAAAAAACCGGAAAAAAATATTAAATTTAATGATTTAATAAAAGGTGATTTTGATTTTTCTCCTTTTGATATCGACAGCTTTATTATTATGAGAAAAGATTTTACGCCGACATACAATTTTGCATGTGCTATTGATGACATGCTTTATGATATTTCACTTGTAATCAGAGGTGAGGATCACTTAAGTAATACACCAAAACAGATAGCAATCAGAGACGCTTTAGGATATGATAAAGAAATTAAATATGCTCATTTACCTATCATTTTGAATGAAGAGGGTAAAAAAATGAGCAAACGTGACAATGCAAGTTCTGTTAAGTGGCTTTTGGAAGAAGGGTTTTTGCCGGAAGCTATTGCAAATTATTTAATATTATTAGGTAATAGCTTTGAAAAAGAAATTTTTACGTTAAAAGAAGCAATTGAGTTTTTTGACATTACTAAGATTTCACGTGCACCTGCTAAATTTGACTTGGGTAAACTTAGATTTATCAATAAAGAACATATGAAAAAAATAGAAAAACTTACAAGATATATAGGATATCATGAAGAGTATGAACCGTTGGCAAAACTGTATCTTGATGAAGTCTCAACAATTAAAGAATTAAAAGAGAAATTAGATAACATTTTTACTAAAAAAGAATTTGATGAATTTAATGATGAGATAGAAATTCTTAAAAAAGAGATTTTGGATAACGAATTTGAAGATAATTATAACGATTTTAAAAACAGAATTATGAATAACACCGGACTTAAAGGGAAAAAGTTATTCATGCCTCTTAGAATGTTAATGGTAGGTTCAAAACAAGGACCGGAAATTAAAGACTTATATGCTATAATGAAACCATATCTTAAAATGATAATAAAGGAGTATAGATGA
- a CDS encoding DUF3293 domain-containing protein yields the protein MRFNVIGIGDYIGKCIYDEAEDALLIDGEIVLDFKKKYKDYLKYTKFMIHSLSGREWISFQFLPQNVETLKRKFAIITAYNPKGMIYNDFLNFLRNTELESVIKAFGYESYLSIGELFDYSEKSFIIYDIEKEEALNIAKKFDQYSIFYNSGEYISITECDTGKDILKYEYKKHYK from the coding sequence TTGAGATTTAATGTAATTGGTATAGGAGATTATATAGGCAAATGTATTTATGATGAAGCGGAAGACGCATTGCTTATAGACGGCGAAATTGTTCTTGATTTTAAAAAGAAATATAAGGATTATTTAAAATATACAAAATTTATGATTCATTCTTTGAGTGGAAGAGAGTGGATCTCATTTCAATTTTTACCGCAAAATGTTGAAACGTTAAAAAGAAAGTTTGCTATCATTACCGCATACAACCCTAAAGGTATGATATACAATGATTTTTTGAATTTTTTAAGAAATACAGAACTTGAAAGCGTCATAAAAGCTTTCGGTTATGAAAGTTATTTAAGCATAGGAGAGCTGTTTGATTATAGTGAAAAATCTTTTATAATTTATGATATTGAAAAAGAAGAGGCTCTCAATATAGCTAAAAAATTTGACCAGTATTCAATATTTTATAATAGCGGTGAATATATTTCGATTACTGAGTGTGATACAGGGAAAGATATATTAAAATACGAATATAAAAAACATTATAAATAA
- a CDS encoding LPP20 family lipoprotein has product MKKVIIASLALFSLGCAATTSDTPAQTANTQQSQPQPYNSQQVIKNEVNILPPVQQPAPKSDTSEKQVKKDTVDINSINVDATIENSPVLKKSSIVTLQVEGLGVAPTNAQSIPQAKVMARRAAIADAYRALAEKMYGIRVKGRETVRDLMLKNSEVRTDVYGLIRGACIQEESFKDGIYTVIMSVKLDVRKWNKYINNN; this is encoded by the coding sequence ATGAAAAAAGTTATTATTGCGTCTTTAGCGTTATTTAGTTTAGGTTGTGCAGCTACAACGAGTGATACTCCTGCACAGACTGCTAATACACAACAATCACAGCCGCAACCGTATAATTCTCAACAGGTTATCAAAAATGAAGTTAATATTTTACCTCCTGTTCAACAGCCGGCGCCTAAAAGCGATACATCAGAAAAACAGGTGAAAAAGGACACAGTTGATATAAACTCTATTAATGTTGATGCCACAATTGAAAATTCGCCCGTACTTAAAAAAAGTTCTATTGTTACACTTCAGGTAGAAGGTTTGGGAGTGGCTCCTACTAACGCTCAAAGTATTCCTCAAGCGAAAGTTATGGCGAGACGAGCTGCTATAGCAGACGCATATAGAGCTCTTGCGGAAAAAATGTACGGTATTAGAGTTAAAGGTAGAGAAACAGTGAGAGATTTAATGCTTAAAAACTCTGAAGTAAGAACCGATGTTTACGGACTTATAAGAGGAGCCTGTATACAAGAAGAAAGCTTTAAAGACGGTATTTATACAGTAATAATGAGTGTAAAACTTGATGTAAGGAAATGGAATAAATATATTAACAATAATTAG
- a CDS encoding YggT family protein, with amino-acid sequence MNALLVSILQFISIVINLYMWVVIIAALITWVQPNPYNPIVRFLWNVTEPVYRWIRKYIPTTFGGFDIAPIILILALQFLQILINNIIISL; translated from the coding sequence ATGAATGCATTGTTAGTTTCTATACTGCAATTTATATCAATCGTTATAAATTTATATATGTGGGTTGTTATTATTGCGGCACTTATAACTTGGGTTCAGCCAAACCCATATAATCCTATAGTGAGATTTCTTTGGAATGTGACTGAACCAGTGTACAGATGGATTAGAAAATATATCCCGACAACATTCGGAGGCTTTGATATTGCTCCGATTATATTAATTTTAGCTCTACAATTTTTACAAATTTTAATAAATAATATTATTATTTCGTTATGA
- a CDS encoding PAS domain-containing protein: MVDQKKIEEKLKAGKRLSKLDAPKKITNDEKVINENDFIVSKTDLKGYITYCNRIFVEMAGWSRRELIGANHNIIRHPHMPKIAFKIAWDLIQAKKEFFGFVKNLRKDGGYYWVLAYITPDLDLNGNIIGYTSFRKKPSRKGIETLEPIYLQLVEAEKSGGMSASYELLKEVLGADDENIVDKYHELVFNLQKG, encoded by the coding sequence ATGGTTGATCAAAAAAAAATAGAAGAAAAATTAAAAGCCGGGAAAAGACTTTCAAAATTAGATGCTCCTAAAAAAATCACTAATGATGAAAAAGTAATAAATGAAAATGATTTTATTGTTTCAAAAACAGATTTAAAAGGTTATATTACTTATTGTAATAGAATTTTTGTGGAGATGGCCGGATGGAGCAGAAGAGAATTGATTGGTGCAAATCATAATATTATCAGACATCCGCATATGCCGAAAATTGCTTTTAAAATTGCATGGGATTTAATACAAGCGAAAAAAGAATTTTTCGGTTTTGTTAAAAACTTAAGAAAAGACGGCGGATATTATTGGGTTTTGGCTTATATTACTCCTGATTTGGATTTGAACGGCAATATAATTGGTTATACCTCATTCAGAAAAAAACCTTCAAGAAAAGGGATAGAAACACTTGAACCGATATATTTACAGCTTGTAGAAGCGGAAAAAAGTGGCGGTATGTCCGCAAGTTACGAATTGTTAAAAGAGGTATTAGGTGCAGATGATGAAAATATTGTTGATAAATACCATGAACTGGTATTTAATTTACAAAAAGGTTAA
- a CDS encoding ComF family protein, producing the protein MKPKIRKNNNIVSFYDYESIEHLIKYKYDKFGHRIFKILSGLSLKKFASEIKDSFYVIPIDDKIDKGFSHTAIMAKSMKNSYVTPIYHVLHSQNNTKYAGKSLEYRLNNPRDFKYTGPKEIDVILLDDISTTGLTLNEAKECLKKNGVNVALSVVLANLKK; encoded by the coding sequence TTGAAACCTAAAATAAGAAAGAATAACAATATAGTTTCTTTTTATGATTATGAAAGTATTGAACATTTAATTAAATATAAATATGATAAATTCGGTCATAGGATATTTAAAATATTATCCGGATTGTCTTTAAAAAAGTTTGCATCAGAGATTAAAGATTCGTTTTATGTTATACCTATAGATGATAAAATCGACAAAGGCTTCTCTCATACCGCAATAATGGCTAAAAGTATGAAGAATTCATATGTTACGCCAATATATCATGTCCTACATTCACAAAACAATACCAAATATGCAGGTAAATCTTTAGAATATAGATTAAACAATCCGAGAGATTTTAAATATACCGGTCCAAAAGAAATTGATGTTATATTATTAGATGATATTTCCACTACAGGCCTTACATTAAATGAGGCTAAAGAATGTCTGAAAAAAAACGGAGTAAATGTTGCTTTGAGCGTTGTTTTGGCAAATTTGAAGAAATAA
- a CDS encoding lytic transglycosylase domain-containing protein, protein MSKLKKDDLKYLYNHLPEGKVKKAVFAFLNNNFSFIFKDRDLGYYFILNYPDKKIDQIINDFTLFEDNYFYLFVKYAVLNDLPKIQKSLMGLDYKNFDDKIKWWLFINALKNKNEQLAKKVLYSIKQKTTKIYFWMWQLGNNAAFQELLNNKRIDIYTLFAYEKAGKKFFIKTNIIYNSVKSPKYNQTNPWEVLKFWDEFKKRKDLFTFAKELDSDKSIALKALVLDKAFKFKYNLFITPNIYEDKNISLKSFVYGIARQESRFVPASVSRSYALGTMQIMPFLIRDYNSNVFNQFDYKENIRLGVKHIKWLFSKLHDPLMVAYAYNGGIGFVNRRVKNYFKYKGKYEPFLSMELVPYDESREYGKKVIANYVIYSHIFGDNNITLHKILKK, encoded by the coding sequence ATGTCGAAATTAAAAAAAGACGATTTAAAATACTTGTATAATCATCTTCCGGAAGGAAAAGTAAAAAAGGCTGTTTTTGCTTTTTTAAATAATAATTTTTCATTCATTTTTAAAGACAGGGATTTAGGATACTATTTTATTTTAAATTACCCCGATAAAAAAATTGATCAAATTATTAATGATTTTACATTGTTTGAAGATAATTATTTTTATCTGTTTGTAAAATATGCTGTGTTGAACGACCTTCCTAAAATTCAAAAGTCGTTAATGGGTTTAGATTATAAAAACTTTGATGATAAGATTAAATGGTGGCTTTTTATTAACGCATTAAAAAACAAAAACGAACAGCTGGCAAAAAAAGTTCTTTATTCAATAAAACAAAAAACTACAAAAATATATTTTTGGATGTGGCAATTAGGCAATAATGCAGCATTTCAAGAACTTTTAAACAATAAACGGATTGATATTTATACACTTTTTGCATATGAAAAAGCCGGGAAAAAGTTTTTTATAAAAACCAATATAATTTACAATTCTGTCAAATCACCTAAATACAATCAGACAAATCCGTGGGAAGTGCTTAAGTTTTGGGATGAATTCAAAAAAAGAAAAGATCTGTTTACTTTTGCAAAAGAGCTGGATTCGGATAAAAGTATTGCATTAAAAGCGCTTGTTTTAGATAAAGCTTTTAAATTTAAATATAATTTATTTATTACTCCAAATATATATGAAGATAAAAACATTTCATTAAAATCATTTGTTTACGGTATTGCACGACAGGAAAGCAGATTTGTACCTGCAAGTGTAAGTAGAAGTTATGCATTGGGAACAATGCAAATAATGCCGTTTTTAATTAGGGATTATAATTCAAATGTTTTTAATCAGTTTGATTATAAGGAGAATATCAGACTTGGTGTCAAGCATATTAAATGGCTTTTTTCAAAACTTCATGATCCGTTAATGGTTGCATATGCTTATAATGGAGGAATAGGTTTTGTAAACAGAAGAGTCAAAAATTATTTTAAATACAAAGGTAAATATGAACCTTTTTTAAGTATGGAGCTTGTACCGTACGATGAGAGTAGGGAGTATGGTAAAAAAGTTATAGCTAATTATGTTATATACAGCCATATTTTTGGTGACAATAATATCACTCTTCATAAAATTCTTAAAAAGTAA